One window of the Roseovarius sp. THAF9 genome contains the following:
- a CDS encoding phosphomannomutase/phosphoglucomutase, whose amino-acid sequence MTKPAASVTQNTWEFLRDPMITPTGFREYDARWKYPDEINLPGITALGLGLGTQMRRRGIDPVIAVGNDYRDYSLSIKNALIVGLMQAGIHVKDIGPALSPMAYFSQFHLDVPAVAMVTASHNPNGWTGVKMGFDRPLTHGPDEMDELRDIVLGGEGKPHSGGGYEFVDGVREAYLDDLVGDFRMSRKLRVVCATGNGTASAFAPELFERLGVEVIPSHNTLDYTFPNYNPNPEAMEMLHDMAASVKESGADFALGFDGDGDRCGVVDDEGEEIFADKMGVILARDLSKLHPKSTFVADVKSTGLFAADPELQKNGVKADYWKTGHSHMKRRVKELGALAGFEKSGHYFLAEPVGRGYDCGMRVAVEICKLMDRNHDMSMSDLRRALPTTWSTPTMSPHCADTEKYQVLDRLVQKLVAKHEAGDSFAGQPIKEVVTVNGARVILENGSWGLVRASSNTPNLVVVCESATSDEEMRAIFKEIDTVIRTEPSVGEYDQSI is encoded by the coding sequence GTGACCAAGCCTGCCGCCTCCGTGACCCAGAACACCTGGGAATTTCTCCGCGACCCGATGATCACACCCACGGGTTTCCGCGAATACGACGCCCGCTGGAAATATCCCGACGAGATCAACCTGCCCGGCATCACCGCCCTCGGCCTCGGCCTCGGCACCCAGATGCGCCGCCGCGGCATCGACCCGGTGATCGCGGTCGGCAACGACTACCGCGACTATTCGCTGTCCATAAAGAACGCCCTGATCGTCGGCCTGATGCAGGCCGGCATTCACGTCAAGGATATCGGACCGGCGCTCTCGCCCATGGCCTATTTTTCGCAGTTCCATCTCGACGTGCCCGCCGTGGCGATGGTCACCGCCTCGCACAATCCCAACGGCTGGACCGGGGTGAAAATGGGCTTCGACCGCCCCCTCACCCACGGCCCCGACGAGATGGACGAGTTGCGCGATATCGTCCTGGGTGGCGAGGGCAAGCCCCATTCGGGCGGCGGCTATGAATTCGTCGACGGCGTGCGCGAGGCCTATCTCGACGACCTCGTCGGCGACTTCCGCATGTCCCGCAAACTGCGCGTCGTCTGCGCCACCGGCAACGGCACCGCCTCGGCCTTCGCGCCCGAACTGTTCGAGCGTCTGGGCGTCGAGGTCATCCCCTCGCACAACACGCTCGACTACACCTTCCCCAACTACAACCCCAATCCCGAAGCCATGGAAATGCTGCACGACATGGCCGCCTCGGTAAAGGAGAGCGGCGCCGATTTCGCGCTCGGCTTCGACGGCGACGGCGACCGTTGCGGCGTGGTCGATGACGAGGGCGAAGAGATCTTCGCCGACAAGATGGGCGTCATCTTGGCCCGCGACCTCAGCAAGCTGCACCCCAAATCGACCTTTGTGGCCGACGTGAAATCCACCGGCCTCTTCGCCGCCGATCCCGAGCTGCAGAAGAACGGCGTGAAAGCCGACTACTGGAAAACCGGCCACAGCCATATGAAACGCCGGGTCAAGGAACTGGGCGCACTGGCAGGGTTCGAAAAATCCGGCCACTACTTTTTGGCCGAGCCGGTGGGCCGCGGCTATGACTGCGGGATGCGCGTCGCGGTGGAAATCTGCAAGCTGATGGACCGCAACCACGACATGTCCATGTCCGACCTGCGCCGCGCCCTGCCCACCACGTGGTCGACCCCGACAATGTCGCCCCACTGCGCCGACACCGAGAAATATCAGGTGCTCGACCGTCTCGTGCAAAAACTCGTCGCCAAGCATGAAGCGGGGGACAGCTTCGCCGGGCAGCCCATCAAGGAAGTCGTCACCGTCAACGGCGCGAGGGTCATTCTCGAAAACGGCAGCTGGGGCTTGGTGCGCGCGTCGTCGAACACCCCCAACCTCGTCGTGGTCTGCGAAAGCGCCACGTCGGACGAGGAAATGCGCGCGATCTTCAAGGAAATCGACACCGTCATCCGCACCGAGCCGTCCGTGGGCGAATACGACCAAAGCATTTAA
- the kdsA gene encoding 3-deoxy-8-phosphooctulonate synthase gives MKTVEIADLRVGNNAPLTLIAGPCQLESADHAQMIAGAMQEACQAAGAQYVFKASFDKANRTSLSGKRGMGIDDGLKALQSVKDTLGVPVLTDIHLPEQCAPVAEVVDILQIPAFLCRQTDLLLAAGKTGAAINVKKGQFLAPWDMPNVISKVESTGNTRILLTERGTSFGYNTLVADMRALPQMAVTGYPVVMDATHSVQQPGGQGGSSGGQREFAPVMARAAVSLGIAAVFIETHEAPDTAPSDGPNMIPLDQMPALLHSLMQFDRLAKEYPCHIDPN, from the coding sequence ATGAAAACAGTTGAAATCGCAGACCTGCGCGTCGGAAACAACGCGCCGCTTACCCTCATCGCCGGGCCGTGCCAGCTGGAAAGCGCCGATCACGCCCAAATGATCGCGGGCGCGATGCAAGAGGCCTGCCAAGCGGCCGGCGCGCAATACGTCTTCAAGGCGTCCTTCGACAAGGCCAACCGCACGTCGCTGTCCGGCAAACGCGGTATGGGCATCGACGACGGCCTCAAGGCGCTGCAATCCGTCAAGGATACGCTCGGCGTGCCCGTGCTCACCGACATCCACCTGCCCGAGCAATGCGCCCCCGTGGCCGAGGTCGTGGATATCCTGCAAATCCCCGCCTTCCTCTGCCGCCAGACCGACCTCTTGCTCGCCGCGGGCAAAACCGGCGCCGCGATCAACGTCAAGAAGGGCCAATTCCTCGCACCCTGGGACATGCCCAATGTCATCTCCAAGGTCGAGAGCACCGGCAATACCCGCATCCTGCTGACCGAACGCGGCACCTCCTTCGGCTACAACACGCTGGTGGCCGACATGCGCGCCCTGCCGCAAATGGCCGTAACCGGCTATCCGGTGGTCATGGACGCCACCCATTCGGTGCAACAGCCCGGCGGCCAGGGCGGCAGTTCCGGCGGCCAGCGCGAATTTGCCCCGGTCATGGCCCGGGCCGCCGTCAGCTTGGGCATCGCGGCGGTCTTCATCGAGACCCACGAGGCGCCCGACACCGCGCCCTCCGATGGCCCCAACATGATCCCGCTGGATCAGATGCCTGCCCTCTTGCACAGCCTCATGCAATTCGACAGGCTGGCCAAAGAATATCCTTGCCACATTGATCCAAACTAA